A window of the Cystobacter fuscus genome harbors these coding sequences:
- a CDS encoding SDR family oxidoreductase has translation MERRVALVTGANRGIGLEACRQLARLGLRIILTARREDKGKEAVSTLAAEGLHVGFQPLDVDSAPDRVRIADFITREFGRLDVLINNAGISLDGNIPALEVSLDEIVRPTLETNLYGAMHLTQLFVPLMRQNHYGRIVNVSSGLGSFSKMTAGRLAYRLSKVAMNAMTRVFADELQDTNVLVNTMTPGWVRTHMGGMNADRSVEEGADTITWLATLPDNGPRGGFFKDRQDFPW, from the coding sequence GTGGAACGACGAGTGGCGCTGGTCACGGGCGCGAACCGTGGCATCGGATTGGAAGCCTGTCGGCAACTCGCGAGGCTCGGCCTCCGGATCATCTTGACGGCACGCCGGGAGGACAAGGGAAAGGAGGCGGTCTCCACCCTGGCGGCCGAGGGCCTGCACGTGGGCTTTCAACCCCTCGACGTGGACTCCGCGCCGGACCGGGTGCGCATCGCCGACTTCATCACCCGGGAGTTCGGACGGCTGGACGTGCTCATCAACAACGCGGGCATCTCCCTGGACGGCAACATTCCCGCCCTCGAGGTGAGCCTCGACGAGATCGTCCGGCCCACCCTGGAGACCAACCTCTACGGCGCCATGCACCTCACGCAGCTCTTCGTGCCGCTCATGCGGCAGAACCACTACGGGCGCATCGTCAACGTGTCCAGCGGCCTGGGCTCCTTCTCGAAGATGACCGCGGGCCGGCTCGCCTACCGTCTGTCCAAGGTGGCCATGAACGCGATGACCCGCGTCTTCGCCGACGAGCTCCAGGACACCAACGTCCTCGTCAACACCATGACACCGGGCTGGGTGCGCACCCACATGGGGGGCATGAACGCGGATCGCTCCGTCGAGGAGGGCGCGGACACCATCACCTGGCTCGCCACGCTTCCGGACAACGGGCCCCGAGGGGGCTTCTTCAAGGACCGGCAGGACTTCCCCTGGTAG